From the genome of Procambarus clarkii isolate CNS0578487 chromosome 83, FALCON_Pclarkii_2.0, whole genome shotgun sequence, one region includes:
- the LOC138358396 gene encoding U1 small nuclear ribonucleoprotein 70 kDa-like, with translation MMNDDRMTQGDRMTQGDRMTQNDRMTQRDRMTQGNRMTQGDRMTPGDRMTHDDRMTQDDRMTQGDRMTQGDRMTQGDRMTQGDRMTQNDRMTQDDRMTQGDRMTQGDRMTQNDRMKQNDKCCVILGILI, from the coding sequence ATGATGAACGACGACAGGATGACGCAGGGCGACAGGATGACGCAGGGCGACAGGATGACGCAGAACGACAGGATGACGCAGCGCGACAGGATGACGCAGGGCAACAGGATGACGCAGGGCGACAGGATGACGCCGGGCGACAGGATGACGCATGACGACAGGATGACGCAGGACGACAGGATGACGCAGGGCGACAGGATGACGCAGGGCGACAGGATGACGCAGGGCGACAGGATGACGCAGGGCGACAGGATGACGCAGAACGACAGGATGACGCAGGACGACAGGATGACGCAGGGCGACAGGATGACGCAGGGCGACAGGATGACGCAGAACGATAGGATGAAGCAGAACGACAAATGTTGTGTTATCTTGGGAATCTTAATATGA
- the LOC138358397 gene encoding uncharacterized protein, producing MYGHVCGRKIIKAKFTKVLLLPSTRPPAIHPSSSCQPPRSPAIHPVLLPSTRPPAIHPSSCHPPVLLPSTRPPAIHPSSSCHPPVLLPSTRPSAIHPPSCHPPVLLLPSTRPPPAIHPSSCHPPVLLPFTRPPAILPSSCHPPVLLLPSTRPPPAIHPSSSCHPPVLLLPSTRPPPAIHPSSSCHPPVLLLPSTRPPPAIHPSSSCHPPVLLPSTRPPAIHPVLLPSTPSSCHPPVLLPSSRPPAIHPSSCHPPVLLPSTHPPAIHPSSCHPPVLLPSTRPPAIHPSSCHPPVLLPSTRPSAIHPPSCHPPVLLLPSTRPPPAIHPSSCHPPVLLPFTRPPAILPSSCHPPALLPSTRPPAILPVLLPSTRPPPAIHPSSSCHPPVLLLPSTRPPPAIHPSSSCHPPVLLLPSTRPPPAIHPSSSCHPPVLLLPSTRPPAIHPVLLPSTPSSCHPPRPPAIHPVLLPSTRPPPAIHPSSCHPPVLLPSTRPPAIHPSSCHPPVLLLPSTRPPPAIHPVLLPSTPSSCHPPRPPAIHPSSCHPPVLLPSTSPPPAIHPPSCHPPVLLPSSRPPAIHPSSSCHPPVLLPSTPSSCHPPRPPAIHPSSCHPPVILPSTPSSCHPPALLPSTHPPPAIHPSSCHPPVLLPSTRPPAIHPPSCHPPVLLPSTRPPPAIHPSSSCHPPRPPAIHPPSCHPPVLLPSTRPPPAIHPSSSCHPPVLLLPSTRPPPAIHPSSCHPPVLLPSTRPPPAIHPSSSCHPPVLLLPSTRPPAIHPSSSCHPPVLLPSTSPPAIHPSSCHPPVLLLPSTRPPAIHGGQHGSRRTRDVNNGRIYHCVVGLGI from the coding sequence AAAATTTACAAAAGTCCTCCTCCTGCCATCCACCCGTCCTCCTGCCATCCACCCGTCCTCCTCCTGCCAACCACCCCGTTCTCCTGCCATCCACCCCGTCCTCCTGCCATCCACCCGTCCTCCTGCCATCCACCCGTCCTCCTGCCATCCACCCGTCCTCCTGCCATCCACCCGTCCTCCTGCCATCCACCCGTCCTCCtcctgccatcctcccgtcctcctGCCATCCACCCGTCCTTCTGCCATTCACCCGCCCTCCTGCCATCCACCCGTCCTCCTCCTGCCATCCACCCGTCCTCCTCCTGCCATCCACCCGTCCTCCTGCCATCCACCCGTCCTTCTGCCATTCACCCGCCCtcctgccatcctcccgtcctcctGCCATCCACCCGTCCTCCTCCTGCCATCCACCCGTCCCCCTCCTGCCATCCACCCGTCCTCCTCCTGCCATCCACCCGTCCTCCTCCTGCCATCCACCCGTCCTCCTCCTGCCATCCACCCGTCCTCCTCCTGCCATCCACCCGTCCTCCTCCTGCCATCCACCCGTCCTCCTCCTGCCATCCACCCGTCCTCCTCCTGCCATCCACCCGTCCTCCTGCCATCCACCCGTCCTCCTGCCATCCACCCCGTCCTCCTGCCATCCACCCCGTCCTCCTGCCATCCACCCGTCCtcctgccatcctcccgtcctcctGCCATCCACCCGTCCTCCTGCCATCCACCCGTCCTCCTGCCATCCACCCATCCTCCTGCCATCCACCCGTCCTCCTGCCATCCACCCGTCCTCCTGCCATCCACCCGTCCTCCTGCCATCCACCCGTCCTCTTGCCATCCACCCGTCCTCCTGCCATCCACCCGTCCTTCTGCCATTCACCCGCCCtcctgccatcctcccgtcctcctCCTGCCATCCACCCGTCCTCCTCCTGCCATCCACCCGTCCTCCTGCCATCCACCCGTCCTTCTGCCATTCACCCGCCCtcctgccatcctcccgtcctcctGCCATCCACCCGCCCTCCTGCCATCCACCCGTCCTCCTGCTATCCTCCCCGTCCTCCTGCCATCCACCCGTCCTCCTCCTGCCATCCACCCGTCCTCCTCCTGCCATCCACCCGTCCTCCTCCTGCCATCCACCCGTCCTCCTCCTGCCATCCACCCGTCCTCCTCCTGCCATCCACCCGTCCTCCTCCTGCCATCCACCCGTCCTCCTCCTGCCATCCACCCGTCCTCCTCCTGCCATCCACCCGTCCTCCTCCTGCCATCCACCCGTCCTCCTGCCATCCACCCCGTCCTCCTGCCATCCACCCCGTCCTCCTGCCATCCACCCCGTCCTCCTGCCATCCACCCCGTCCTCCTGCCATCCACCCGTCCTCCTCCTGCCATCCACCCGTCCTCCTGCCATCCACCCGTCCTCCTGCCATCCACCCGTCCTCCTGCCATCCACCCGTCCTCCTGCCATCCACCCGTCCTCCTCCTGCCATCCACCCGTCCTCCTCCTGCCATCCACCCCGTCCTCCTGCCATCCACCCCGTCCTCCTGCCATCCACCCCGTCCTCCTGCCATCCACCCGTCCTCCTGCCATCCACCCGTCCTCCTGCCATCCACCAGTCCTCCTCCTGCCATCCACCCGCCCTCCTGCCATCCACCCGTCCtcctgccatcctcccgtcctcctGCCATCCACCCGTCCTCCTCCTGCCATCCACCCGTCCTCCTGCCATCCACCCCGTCCTCCTGCCATCCACCCCGTCCTCCTGCCATCCACCCGTCCTCCTGCCATCCACCCGTCATCCTGCCATCCACCCCGTCCTCCTGCCATCCACCCGCCCTCCTGCCATCCACCCATCCTCCTCCTGCCATCCACCCGTCCTCCTGCCATCCACCCGTCCTCCTGCCATCCACCCGTCCTCCTGCCATCCACCCGCCCTCCTGCCATCCACCCGTCCTCCTGCCATCCACCCGTCCTCCTCCTGCCATCCACCCGTCCTCCTCCTGCCATCCACCCCGTCCTCCTGCCATCCACCCGCCCTCCTGCCATCCACCCGTCCTCCTGCCATCCACCCGTCCTCCTCCTGCCATCCACCCGTCCTCCTCCTGCCATCCACCCGTCCTCCTCCTGCCATCCACCCGTCCTCCTCCTGCCATCCACCCGTCCTCCTGCCATCCACCCGTCCTCCTGCCATCCACCCGTCCTCCTCCTGCCATCCACCCGTCCTCCTCCTGCCATCCACCCGTCCTCCTCCTGCCATCCACCCGTCCTCCTGCCATCCACCCGTCCTCCTCCTGCCATCCACCCGTCCTCCTGCCATCCACCAGTCCTCCTGCCATCCACCCGTCCTCCTGCCATCCACCCGTCCTCCTCCTGCCATCCACCCGTCCTCCTGCCATCCACGGTGGGCAGCACGGCAGCAGGAGGACCAGGGATGTGAATAATGGCCGTATTTACCATTGTGTTGTCGGTCTGGGAATATAA
- the LOC138358395 gene encoding uncharacterized protein: MLAAYSNMLAAYNNMLAVYSNMLSAYNNMLAVYSNMLSAYNNMLAVYSNMLAAYSNILAAYSNMLAAYSNILAAYSNMLAAYSNMLAAYSNILAAYSIML; encoded by the coding sequence atgctggcagcatacagcaacatgctggcagcatACAACAACATGCTGGCAGTATACAGCAACATGCTCTCAGCATACAACAACATGCTGGCAGTATACAGCAACATGCTCTCAGCATACAACAACATGCTGGCAGTatacagcaacatgctggcagcatACAGCAACATACTAGCAGCatacagcaacatgctggcagcatacagcaacatactggcagcatacagcaacatgctggcagcatacagcaacatgctggcagcatacagcaacatactggcagcatACAGCATCATGCTGTAA